From uncultured Desulfobacter sp.:
GTAGTAGGCACAACCCTTTTCGGCGTGCCTTTCCGGGGTTCCGTGGGGGCGCTTGTGGGCTTAAGTTCCCTGTTCATGCTCACCTGCCTTGGGTTCGGGCTTTTTCTTTCAGCAGCCATCCGTATCCAGTTTGTGGCGGCCCAAATCTCCATTGTGGCGGGTTTTTTACCGGCTTTTTTTATCTCCGGCCTGATATTTGATCTTGAATCCACACCAAAATTCATCCAGGTCATCAGCTATATTTTCCCGGCCAGATACTTTGTCACCATCGCCCATACCCTGTTTGCCGCAGGAGATGTCTGGCCCGTACTGCTGCCCAATGCCCTGGTGCTGGCATTCATGGCGATCTTGTTCCTGGGACTGGCATTCCGCAAAATATCAAAGCGACTGGAGTAACCATGCAAACCCTGAGACGCCTGACCGCCCTGATATTAAAAGAATTTCTCACCATCATGAAGGACCCCAAAAGCCGGTTTGTCGTGATTGTGCCCCCCATTATCCAGTTTTTTATCTTCAGCTATGCCGCCACCTTTGACCTGGAAAATGTCCGGTATGCCGTATTTGACGAATGCCGGTCTGTGCTGTCGCGGTCATTTCTGGCCGATATTGAAGGCACAGGACGGTTCAAGCTCACAGGGTATCTTGAAAATGCCGAACAGGTTAAAGAGATCATTAACAATGAAAAAGCCCGGCTGATGATCCATATCGGACCCCGGTTTGAAGAACGCCTGCGATCCGGCCGACCTGCACAAATCCAGGTCATTGCCGACGGCAGAAGCCCCAATGTGGCCATGATTGCCATTGGATACCTTGGTACAATTGTAGAAAATTTTAATAACAGCCTTTTGGAACAAGGTATAGCCCAGGGCAGCGGGCCTGGGCTGGCTCTGGTGGAACGGACCTGGTTCAACGAAAACCTGAGCAGCCGGTGGTTCATGGTCTCAGCGCTTGGTGGGGTGATCAGCACCGTGGTGGTGATGATTATCACCAGTCTCTCCGTTGCCAGGGAGCGTGAATTCGGCACCTTTGACCAGCTTTTGGTGGCCCCGTTCAGTCCGGTGGAGATTCTGGTGGGCAAATCCGTGCCGGGCATTGTCTTTGGTATGTTGGACGCCCTGATCTTTTCCGGGGGGGCGGTGCTCTGGTTTAACATTCCCTTCCGTGGAACGATTAGTGCTCTTATGGTTTCTCTTTTATGCTTTATCATCACCATTGTGGGCATAGGATTGCTGGTGTCGTCCCTGTCGACCACCATGCAGCAGGGACTTTTAGGCGCGTTTTTGTTCCTGATGCCTGCGATCACGTTATCCGGACTTGCCACGCCCGTGGAAAATATGCCCTTGTGGCTCCAGCAGGCAGACATGTTCAATCCGGTACGCCACATCATCACAGCCCTTCGCAGAATATTTCTTGAGGGTGCGGATCTGGGCACAGTCTGGCCACAGATTTGGCCGTTACTGATCATGGCGTGTGTCACCCTGCCCCTGGCAGCCTGGTTATTCAGACGCCGATCGGTGTAAGGTCATTACTGTGGAGGCGAAATCAGCGTTTGAAAATCCGACAGTTGCTGGGCATTGCCCATGACGGCGATTAAGTCCCCTGCGTTGAACTGAAAATCCGCAATGGGGTTGGGATGCAGCTCCCCGTCATGCATCACGCCAACCACGGATATCCCAATTTTGGTGCGAAGATTCAGCTCTTTGATTGTCCGACCAATCACAGGACTGTCGGCCACCAGTTTTATCCAGTTAAGCTCCAGCAGATCACATGCTTTCTGCAGTTGAAACAGGGTTTGATCCCCCCGGGAGATCTTAAAAAGCGGAGCATACAGCTCCCTGCGAAAGGCTTCGGTATATTTCTGGATATCCGTGGCCGGAATATTTAAATACAGCAGGGCCTGGCGGGTGAATTGCAGGCCCGCCTCAAATTCCGGCTGAACCACTTCCTGTATACCCTGGTCATGCAGAGCCTGCATCTGTTCTATCCCTTCGGCCCTTGCCACTATATTTGCCCTGGGGTTTGAATGGCGAATCTGATGGCAGACCGTTCCGGTGACATCAATTCTCGGTGTTGTAATGAGTACAAGGTTGGCCTCTTTTACCTTGGCGGCCTCCAGTACAACATCCCGGGTGACATCCCCGTAAATCACGGGAAACCCCATGCTTTTGGCCTGGGTCACCCGTCGGTAATCAATTTCAATAATGACAAAGGCCAGATCCAGGCGCTGGAGAACCTGACCTACATAAAAACCAATCCGTCCCCCGCCGGCAATAACCACATGGTTGCGCAAACCTGTATCGGGCAAATTGATGGTCTGTACAGACTCTTTTTTAAACATACGCTTTCGCAGCCCGTACAATGGTGCGGTCAATCCCGAAACAAGGGGCGTCAATAACATGGTTACAATTGCAGTTGCCAGTGTCAGGGAATAAAGATCATTGGATATGGATTGGGTGCTGATACCGACCCGGGCCAGCACAAATGAAAACTCTCCCACCTGAAACATACCCAATCCCAAAGCCAGCGGTATGACGTTGCCATAGCCGAATAAACGGCTTAATGCACTGAAAATGATCCCCTTACCTAAGGAGACGAATAAAACCACAATCAGGATTGTTTGCCAATTTTTAATCAAAAAGGCCGGATCCAGGAGCATGCCCACCGATACAAAGAAAAGCAAACCAAAGATATCCCGCAGCGGAATAATATCACTCAGTGCCTGGTGGCCATAATCAGATTCGCTGAGTACCATTCCGGCTACAAACGCACCAAACGCAAAGGACAATCCAAATAAATAGGTGCCATATCCCACGCCCAGTCCAATTGCGGTGATTGCCAGCAGAAACAACTCCCTTGAATTGTGTCGGGCAATATATGCCAGTAATTTTGGAATAAGTCGTGTTCCGATAAAAATCATCAGAAACAGAAATGTCACCGCCTTGGCCGCTGCCCAGCCAAGCGCGGGTATCCCTGCTTCCAGTTGATTTAACTTAGGCAGAATAATCATCAAAGGAACAACTGCCAGATCCTGAACAATCAATATGCCGATCATGACCCTGCTTGAAAGGGTGCCCATTTGCCCCTGGCTCATCAATGTTTTAAGAATCACCATGGTACTGGATAAGGCGATAAGCCCCCCAAACCAGAGCGCATCGGTAAAAGGCCAGTTAAACATTTTACCGATGCCAAAGCCAAGGAAAATTGAAAACAGCATCTGTATCGGGGTGCCAATCAAAGCAATCCGGGCCACAGGTTTTAGTTCTTTTAGTGAAAACTCCAGTCCCAGGGCAAAAAGCAAAAGCGCAACACCAATCTCAGCTAATAATTCGATATCGTGGATATCGGAAACTGTGACCCCCCCAGTGAACGGACCAACCATAACACCGACCAGAATGTATCCCAGGATTAAGGGCTGTCTTAACCGCTGGGCGACCAGGCCGCCAATTAAACCGGCCACAACAATAATTGCAATATCAGAAGCTATACCCATTCGTATTTATACCTGAAGTTAGTTGATAACTACCCGTTCCCAATTGGATATAAAAAATCCCAATCCTGGACCATGAACGGTCAATTTGGCATAGTAATAAAATTTGAATTAGAATGCCACTGGCTTTTAATCGAAAAGGTGGTGCCAAATTGCTGGGAATTGTCTTTATCTATGAAGAAAGCCGTTGTTCGGTCAAAAACAGCGCATTAACCGTGCGGATTGAGGAACGGCGGAAAAAGAAAGACATCTGGATGAATTCCCAACGAACAATCATCGAGAAGAATTTTTTCGAATGGATTCCATAACACATTGCCTTACAGAAGCTCAACTCAACTATCCCCGTCCAAGGATTGATCGGGATTTCTCTGAGCAGGACTATGTATAAATGGCCAACAAAATTTTACCAGGCTCAGGCTATATTTTTTATTTACACGGAAATAAAAAATATGTAGGATAAAAAAATTTTGAGCAAATAAGTTATTTTTTTTGCTTGCAATGTTTGATTTAATCTATTATGGGCCTATTTTAAATAGAGTTTTTTTGATACTAAGGACGTGGGCGCTAACGTAAAACGAATGGAATGTCAATACCTGTTGCTTTTTTTATGGGTATGCCGTATCTTTAATTTTATATAAGACAAAAACGCAAAAACGGGGGGGATATGCAAAAAAAAGATAAAAAACTTGATGCTGAATCTTTAAACTTGGGCGCTATTTTACGTAATTCCGATAAGGCTGTCGCTACAAATCGGTTGAGTGAAAGAGGGGCAAAAGGCTTTCTGGGCTCAAGTTTTGAAAATTCTGCAAACTGGTCATCGAAAAAAAGATTTTACAGAAAAGAAGCGGGGTTTTTGTCTCGTTGAAATAATTTTTGTCGTATATAGCAAGTTCAAAAGGTGATCTTTTTTATAACAATCACCTTTTTTAGTTGGAGAAGGCTTCTTGTTGTCTTATAGAGTTAAAGAAATTTCTCCCAAATCATCGCCATCACTTGTTTTGTAAATCATTTTTATTGGGTAATTAAACGAAGGCTTTGGCGGTTTTAGAGATTGTAGCAATTCTCTTTTTTCATTTAAGGATATACGGACGTTATCTTTCATTGTGTTTGTCCATAATTGATGCTCTAAATTATATATCAATTGCATAGAACTAACATTCGAATCAAAATATTCAAGAGAATACGAAGGCCACTCCTGACTCGGTTTTAGCGTCCTATTCCAGTCTTGTATATTATCAATTAAAATAAGGAGGTATGCAAGAGGATTTGAGTAGAAGTCAATTCTCTGGAAAAAGTACATGTCGTCCATAGGCAGCGCATGAAGTGCGATTGCCGCAGAAATTTTTTTTAAATAATCATCATTTTTTTTATCATTAAAATCTAAATAATTTCTGAAAAAAATTATAGCACTTATGTATCCATGATTATCGTTGCTTGAAAGCCTCTCTAAAAGACTTTTTACTTCTGAAGGATCGGCGTCAACACATTCTTGAATTCCTGATAAAATTTGTTGATCTATATTTATAGTTTCTTGATTTTTTTTTGATGAGTTATGCACCCTAATGTTAAGTAGATTTTGTTCCTTTTTGATCCAATTCTTCTGATAAATAGAAGAGTAATTTTGAGAAACTGTTTCCATATTAAGTTTTTTATACAATTCAGAAAATTTAGCCGCTATTTTATTAGCCTCTTGTAAAGGATATCCAAAATCATGAACTGTTGAGGTGTGTAGCCAAGAATAAAAGCAATTTGAATGGTTTGTAAAAAATTCTTTCAAAGCATTTTTTGTATCATTTTCCCATAACATTTCAAAAAGGTGGCATCCTAACAAGAAAACTTCAAACTGATGGATAAAATGCCCTCTTTTCCCAAGGATTTTAAATACAGATTCAAAATCCTTAAATATTGAAAAAGTTTCAGCGTTGTTCTGGGACCACAGTGATTCCATGATCTCCAAAATGATTAAATCTCTTTCTTCTTCTGAAGCCATTGGATATGTCGCTAAACGCCTGCTTATATAAGGATTCTGAAAATATTCCATATCAAAAAGATTACTGATAAGTTTTTTTTCAGCCTGCTCACTAAATGAAGTTGAAAGATATATGGAAGACTCTTTCTTTTGATATATCATTCTTATTTATTCCAAGTTTTCAATGATTGTTGATTCCAGAAACTCATAACCGTAGAGACCTTTGTATTGAATTCAATTCTGTCCTTTTTTAAAAGATGAAAAAGAACCGCTTGTGGTGAAATTATTTTTTCCCACCAAATTTTTCCTTGAAATAAATCGGAAACAATTTTTTTTGTATTCTTTGATTTCAGATGATCCTGCATTGGCCTAATTTTTAATTCACTCAATTCCTTTGATAGGTGGGCGCAAAAAGGGTAAATGTCTCTTAACAACTTAACATTCTCTGCAGCAATGAAATGCTTATCTGGAAAAATTTTTTCACCAACAATGGTTTCAATCTTATCCATATGTGAAAGAAATTTACTGTAAAGCAAATCGAGCTGGTTAAATTCATGTTTAGTCACCCTTGGAACATTAGCATACCGGCGAAAACGCCCTTCGAATATTTCAATTACAAAGGACCGAATGGCATATTTTGAAAAAGAATAGTTCTGATATTGATTGAGCTCGTATAAGTATGTCCATAATAGCTTTAGATATAATTCAAAGTCACCAAAAAATCCAATTTCAAATCCGATAATTTCAGCACTAAATTCTATTACATCATCGTATTCATGAAGTGGACTTTTTGATAAATAATCCTTTATGGCTGGTAAATTTTCATCCGCTATTGTGGGGATTCTTTCAGTAACTATATGTCCTATTTCATGATAAATCGCCCACCATTTTTGTGGATTCCAAATAGATTCAGATGTGACATTTAAGACTTCATTGATATGTGAAAATTGGGGCTCTCCCGAAACAGTTATGAAACCATACCAATATTGGTTAATAGTCTCCAATATAAAATAAGGTAACAGCTCAATAGCAACTAATGATGTTTGACAACCTCCTTTGAACTCAGAAAAACGCCCTGTAACCTCTTCAATGGTATCGTATGTCCCATAGGATCTAAGCTCAGCTCCTCTTCGTATTACAAAGCTTGAAGCTAATGCGAAATTATGATTGTCATTCCCACTATCAAAAGAAGCCTCCCCGACTGTATATACATAGTCAGGATACTGAGCCATGTTTGCATAAAGATTCCCAGTCAAAGGATTCTGAATTAGCGAATTTAATGTATAGAAAAGATTAGACAGATTAGAAGCCATTTCTTTACCAAAAATTTGATTTAATTTTGGATAATCAAATTTGAATGGTTCATTGGTAATTGGTAGATTTTTAGAGCCATTTGAAAATTGTTTTTGGGTACAAAAATTTATCCTAGTATTGGTAGAAAATATTTTTCCGCTAAAAGTATGCCTAAAGGCTAATAAAACCGCCAAAAAATAGCACCATTTAATGTCTGCCTCTTTATGCGTAACTAAAATATCATGCTTCCCAATTAGGTAAGAGGTTCTAAAACCTTTTTTCCTAAAAAAATTTTCAACTTTTTTAAGATAAATTATGGATGCCGTAATTTCAATAGTTGGAGAATTATTATCCTTCTCTATAGGCGTTATCGGAAAATCAAAGAAAGGTTTGTTGCTTAAATCTTTTAGAATTGAGGAAAATCCTTTCTTAATTGTTGAAAATGAAGGTAGTTGTTGATAGTTGATTGCAACAAAAGATAAGGTTTTTAATATAGCAGAAATTTTTATATTTTCGGCTTTAAATTCAAGACCGTTTGTTTTTATCAAATGCCTATAAATATTGGTCAAATCATCGCTACTGTAAAGTATAATTAATTCATTCCAACCAAGAGACCCTATCAAGGATAATCCGGCATCTCCGGCCATCATTGATCGAATAGATTTATCAATTTCAGGATAAATATTTTTTAACGAAGGGCATATTTTTAAAAGGCAAAAGGAAGTATAAGTTTTAGATTTTAAATCTTCAAAAATGGAACCGGCGTTTTTGTAAGAGTATGGATAACAAAGAAATAGGTTTGATTTCAAGATGTTATCAATAGGCCCTGCCTCTCTTAGCTGCGATCCAAAATCTTCAGTCCAATAAACTAAGATTATATCAAAAGAACCAATGCCTTTTAAGAAAGTAAAGTCCTTTATATTTTTAGATATAGAACAAGCCTTTTTCAAATCGTCCTTAACTTGCCATTCAGAGCCTGGGATACATTGAATACATGCAATTTTAATTGCACCATCCCCTATTGTGTTTTCCAAAGAGAAACCCCATAAAAAAAATTGAAATTTATCAACATTGTTAACAATAATATAACAGTTAAGTAATTGTCAATTTTTATAGGGATGAGTTGGCAATGAGGGGTTATGTTGTCGAATATATTTATAACTCAACTTTCGGTGATTAAAAAAGGCAACAAATAAAAATATAAAAAATTGAAATTATTATTTATAATTGACGAAATTCGCTTTATTTACAAATAAACAAACATTTTAAACAAAGGAAATTCATCAAAAGAAATACGGGTGAAATTCAATAATTTAGATTTTGGCCTGATCACGGGTAGCCTGCATGAAAAGTCAAAATGTGACATTCATAACCACCTGATTTTATAGGACCTGAATTTTATGATTTGTCTGTTATGTTGCCAAAAAGTATCAAATCTAAATTATTGAATTGCACCCAGGAATACTACCCTTACCGAAGTGCAAAATCAAATAACAAATTCAGAACAGATTGGCGTACTCAGTGAGGGCGCATTCCCATTTTCCCGGTCGGCTGGATAACTTTTCTAACAGCAATTAAATATCTAAGAATTAATAAGTTAAGTCAATCTTCGATATTGTATATTTTTAACGAAGGCCTTCTGCTATCCGCTAACCAGATAAAAATTTCAACATAAATTGCCCGAGACACTTGATTTTCATTGATTCTACGCACCGGAAAAATGGGATTGGAAGGTTCCTTTTTCAATATAACAAACTGTTTTATATGACTTATTAAGCAATTGCTATATTTTCAACTTTTACGGATAATATGCCTAAGCTAATCGGAAAAATGGGAATGCGCCCCTCAGTGATTACTTTGTAAAATTCAAAATCGGTACGTTATTTAATCAATCAGGAATCGTTAAAACGAAAGGGGCATCACCGCTTGCCATTGACGCACTATCAAAGGATTGTTGCGGTAAACCGCAATAAATCCCATGCCCACACATACGGGAAAGCCCAAAACGCCTGTATTCTCAATCTTCTTGACAGACCAGGGCCTGGTGAAACCGACCCTGGAGCAGCGCAATAAGGCCCAACTTTTCTAAACAGAAGATTTGTCTAAGCCGCGCCTTTATCTGTGTAAAAATATCCAGCCAAATCTGTTTCAGCAGTTCGCAATGAGACTTCAAGCAATTCCGAGGGGGCTTAAAAGTCTAAAAATGCAGCCGCATACCGGACTGCGGTAAAGAGGATAATACCTGTGAGCATCAATTTGATCAGGTTGGCTGAAACATATTTCTGGCAGTACGCGCCCAGGTACATCCCAGCCATTCCGCCAAGCCCAAACAAGAGTCCCAAGCCCCAGTCCGGGGCTACGGACATGGCCGGAAAAAAAGGGGCGATCATCTGGTAAAAGGCAACCCCGGCGATTGAGGTGATAAAGGTTCCCATGAGTGTGGCACCTGCCACGG
This genomic window contains:
- a CDS encoding ABC transporter permease, whose protein sequence is MQTLRRLTALILKEFLTIMKDPKSRFVVIVPPIIQFFIFSYAATFDLENVRYAVFDECRSVLSRSFLADIEGTGRFKLTGYLENAEQVKEIINNEKARLMIHIGPRFEERLRSGRPAQIQVIADGRSPNVAMIAIGYLGTIVENFNNSLLEQGIAQGSGPGLALVERTWFNENLSSRWFMVSALGGVISTVVVMIITSLSVAREREFGTFDQLLVAPFSPVEILVGKSVPGIVFGMLDALIFSGGAVLWFNIPFRGTISALMVSLLCFIITIVGIGLLVSSLSTTMQQGLLGAFLFLMPAITLSGLATPVENMPLWLQQADMFNPVRHIITALRRIFLEGADLGTVWPQIWPLLIMACVTLPLAAWLFRRRSV
- a CDS encoding cation:proton antiporter — encoded protein: MGIASDIAIIVVAGLIGGLVAQRLRQPLILGYILVGVMVGPFTGGVTVSDIHDIELLAEIGVALLLFALGLEFSLKELKPVARIALIGTPIQMLFSIFLGFGIGKMFNWPFTDALWFGGLIALSSTMVILKTLMSQGQMGTLSSRVMIGILIVQDLAVVPLMIILPKLNQLEAGIPALGWAAAKAVTFLFLMIFIGTRLIPKLLAYIARHNSRELFLLAITAIGLGVGYGTYLFGLSFAFGAFVAGMVLSESDYGHQALSDIIPLRDIFGLLFFVSVGMLLDPAFLIKNWQTILIVVLFVSLGKGIIFSALSRLFGYGNVIPLALGLGMFQVGEFSFVLARVGISTQSISNDLYSLTLATAIVTMLLTPLVSGLTAPLYGLRKRMFKKESVQTINLPDTGLRNHVVIAGGGRIGFYVGQVLQRLDLAFVIIEIDYRRVTQAKSMGFPVIYGDVTRDVVLEAAKVKEANLVLITTPRIDVTGTVCHQIRHSNPRANIVARAEGIEQMQALHDQGIQEVVQPEFEAGLQFTRQALLYLNIPATDIQKYTEAFRRELYAPLFKISRGDQTLFQLQKACDLLELNWIKLVADSPVIGRTIKELNLRTKIGISVVGVMHDGELHPNPIADFQFNAGDLIAVMGNAQQLSDFQTLISPPQ